The following are encoded together in the Novipirellula galeiformis genome:
- a CDS encoding caspase family protein yields MKNLIQLPLLLAGMVSVFAATAATSQDAANSGTTSLPLTSSEKYALLIGVNYTEREAELSKSGLKPLSNAANDAVAFSKVLMDYYGYERANTIVLTDGPDEDDGDPNLPEINEHIKNLRLRVDDDDSILVFFAGHAQKLKRAPVGEQVALLPLDVEFKDREPVVSVGLPDQLFKQVADFHCQHNLIVLDCCYSGEIFNSRGRFTFQPQTKGERSDASLQLVQSFQAIASCRDDQVAGDTPQYGGANSKFMTVFLDGLKYLPIRKGKSRDTRVWANRLLEYVQGGLRSDDSQRPDCRSLSNDSGGNHGGEFCFTPTTEGLAKLTAAAEEELSDGGQLQLQAMIASCQGEWWFDEMPWFIPSIRALLIKQHSTRVPQKRSSAGVAAFVDIDELRKTANAVIRDRRIGDDLTSLRYKHAGLLFQVKNSKQLEKALETIEKDLSERVTELVAEDSHLRAVVLHKLGKTEEAKVAYISAIEKYKEERTRSEQDALTFTAALCCADYGEFLVSISEQEEAVEQFAIAISLVQEVSTNRVYSAFFQVFATGRQADAKAGLREWRASGDLFDKAEELGARDLPGHLLHAHILNRRGWLRMKRWRLTDAQRDFNRSSEILKKHFVKENGKLNHNARITDLHNQHGIAMLTRFKGDTLLATEAYLNLDSTVQDNYREFLASDDHDPAILLSFIDRLINTRERLGDCNLFGDPIEIDPREAFDDYRRALSLVHLLSRRTSDEEDTSTQHDEARDKRRSALLYKQSLALCMDSSIKDTELALRMCRDSDQIYFELGGKRSASGTWQALGELTTLIVEARREATRGNQFVTDSPSQSEKLREGLLRYRDVIGTAPHRDQLEVCLFASKVLLDCTMSDRYHAELNGELLHSFCRVALSDSSASRKRGQAESPAEATCEACSELREYLRPYYDAIVRARLTAGSAIRVKDLIELQAEATTGRPYAKPISPAPVLAIYELGEDCYLFTDIPHGISRCDPITEMYDVSSIRDAIAGRKDPFPLPHQIRVAIQDWQDRTNLTVDRVILRSDRFASTAAIDPDLYSVLRPVLPSPAGDETDPKMKPASEVRHENKFPLAIDGAASQSK; encoded by the coding sequence ATGAAGAATCTCATTCAGCTACCACTATTGCTCGCAGGCATGGTTTCGGTCTTTGCTGCGACGGCGGCGACGAGTCAAGACGCAGCAAATTCTGGCACCACAAGCCTTCCCCTGACCTCGTCGGAGAAGTACGCGCTGCTAATTGGAGTCAACTATACCGAACGCGAAGCGGAACTTTCAAAATCTGGCTTGAAGCCACTGAGCAATGCGGCGAATGATGCGGTCGCGTTTTCAAAGGTGCTCATGGACTACTACGGCTACGAGAGAGCCAACACCATCGTGCTAACGGACGGGCCCGACGAAGACGACGGAGACCCAAATCTGCCCGAGATAAATGAGCATATCAAGAATCTGCGTCTTCGAGTCGATGACGATGACTCGATTCTGGTGTTCTTTGCCGGTCATGCGCAAAAGCTCAAGCGAGCGCCGGTGGGGGAACAGGTTGCGTTGCTACCGCTTGATGTCGAATTCAAAGACCGCGAGCCAGTGGTAAGTGTTGGGCTTCCAGATCAACTTTTTAAGCAGGTGGCTGACTTTCACTGTCAACACAATCTAATCGTGTTGGATTGTTGCTATTCAGGTGAGATCTTTAATTCACGCGGTCGGTTTACCTTTCAGCCGCAGACAAAAGGTGAGAGGTCAGATGCTTCGCTTCAGCTGGTGCAATCTTTCCAAGCGATCGCCTCTTGCAGAGATGATCAAGTTGCCGGAGATACGCCCCAGTACGGCGGCGCAAATTCTAAATTCATGACGGTCTTTCTTGACGGGCTCAAGTATCTACCCATTCGCAAAGGCAAATCACGCGACACGCGAGTATGGGCCAACCGATTACTGGAGTATGTCCAAGGTGGACTGCGGTCTGATGACTCACAACGACCCGATTGTCGTAGCCTCAGTAACGATAGCGGCGGAAATCATGGCGGTGAATTCTGTTTTACCCCGACAACAGAAGGGCTTGCGAAGTTGACGGCCGCCGCAGAGGAGGAGCTCAGTGACGGTGGGCAACTCCAGCTGCAGGCAATGATTGCAAGTTGTCAGGGTGAATGGTGGTTTGATGAAATGCCATGGTTCATACCCAGTATTCGTGCACTTCTGATCAAGCAACATTCGACGAGAGTTCCTCAGAAGAGGTCATCTGCGGGTGTTGCCGCGTTCGTCGATATAGACGAACTTCGCAAAACGGCCAATGCCGTAATCAGGGACCGACGAATCGGCGACGACCTAACCTCGCTTCGATACAAGCACGCCGGATTGCTTTTTCAGGTCAAGAATTCGAAGCAACTCGAAAAGGCCCTGGAGACGATCGAGAAAGACCTGAGCGAACGGGTGACCGAATTGGTGGCCGAAGATAGTCACCTGCGGGCGGTCGTCCTTCACAAGCTGGGCAAGACGGAGGAAGCGAAAGTCGCCTACATCAGTGCGATTGAGAAGTATAAGGAAGAACGTACGCGTTCCGAACAGGATGCGCTCACATTTACTGCAGCATTATGTTGCGCCGATTACGGGGAATTCCTGGTTTCCATCTCTGAGCAAGAGGAAGCCGTCGAGCAATTCGCCATTGCAATATCACTTGTTCAAGAGGTAAGCACGAACCGAGTTTACTCGGCATTCTTCCAGGTGTTTGCGACCGGTCGGCAAGCCGATGCAAAAGCCGGGCTCCGCGAATGGAGAGCTTCCGGCGACCTCTTCGACAAGGCTGAAGAACTCGGAGCACGCGATCTTCCCGGACACCTCCTGCACGCTCATATTTTAAATCGCCGCGGTTGGCTGCGGATGAAACGATGGAGATTGACGGACGCACAGCGTGACTTTAATAGGTCGAGTGAAATACTCAAAAAGCACTTTGTTAAGGAGAATGGGAAATTAAATCACAACGCACGAATCACGGATCTGCACAATCAACACGGGATTGCCATGCTCACCCGATTCAAGGGGGACACTTTGCTGGCGACCGAGGCCTATCTGAATCTCGATTCGACGGTGCAAGATAATTATCGTGAGTTCTTAGCGTCGGATGACCATGACCCCGCAATCCTGTTGAGTTTCATTGATCGTCTGATCAATACACGCGAGCGGCTAGGCGACTGCAATTTGTTTGGTGACCCCATCGAGATTGACCCGCGAGAGGCATTTGATGACTATCGCCGCGCGTTGAGTCTGGTTCATTTGCTCTCTCGACGAACATCCGATGAAGAAGACACGTCAACGCAGCACGACGAAGCGAGAGACAAGCGTCGGAGCGCTTTGCTCTACAAGCAATCTCTCGCGCTGTGCATGGATTCGTCCATCAAAGATACTGAATTGGCCCTGAGAATGTGTCGTGATTCAGACCAAATCTATTTTGAACTGGGCGGTAAACGTTCAGCTTCTGGGACCTGGCAGGCGCTTGGGGAACTAACAACGTTGATCGTTGAAGCGAGAAGAGAAGCGACAAGGGGAAATCAGTTCGTGACCGACTCACCCTCGCAATCGGAGAAGCTTCGAGAGGGGTTACTGCGGTATCGTGATGTCATTGGTACGGCACCACACCGCGATCAGCTAGAAGTTTGTCTATTTGCATCAAAGGTATTGCTAGACTGTACGATGTCAGATCGCTACCACGCTGAATTGAACGGCGAATTGCTACATAGTTTTTGTCGGGTTGCACTTTCCGATTCTTCGGCGTCGCGAAAACGGGGCCAGGCCGAAAGCCCGGCTGAAGCGACGTGCGAAGCCTGCTCGGAACTGCGTGAGTACTTGCGACCCTATTATGATGCGATCGTTAGAGCGAGGCTGACCGCTGGATCAGCCATTCGCGTGAAGGATTTGATCGAACTTCAGGCCGAAGCAACCACAGGAAGGCCGTATGCGAAACCCATTTCCCCCGCTCCCGTGCTTGCCATCTACGAACTCGGTGAGGACTGTTATTTGTTTACAGACATCCCACACGGAATCAGTCGGTGCGACCCGATCACGGAGATGTACGATGTCAGTTCGATTCGCGACGCGATTGCAGGTCGCAAAGATCCGTTCCCTCTGCCACATCAAATTCGGGTCGCGATTCAAGACTGGCAGGATCGAACCAATTTGACAGTCGATCGCGTCATACTGCGTTCAGATCGATTTGCATCGACGGCCGCGATTGACCCGGATCTATACAGTGTTCTACGCCCGGTGCTGCCGTCCCCTGCTGGGGATGAGACTGACCCAAAAATGAAGCCAGCCAGCGAAGTCAGGCATGAAAACAAATTCCCACTTGCCATCGACGGCGCAGCTTCGCAGTCCAAGTAG
- a CDS encoding MarR family winged helix-turn-helix transcriptional regulator yields MHFDSESSPGFAIGRVAYQIRSAMAAVLKGAGWPFSPEETQTLITLLDAGKPLSMNELASRMIRDPTTVKRQLDRLVEHRFVDRNVSSEDARIVIIALNRRGEQKLTKVLPLLDDLRRTALEGISKSELGATQNVLRKMQTNLTKHISEG; encoded by the coding sequence ATGCACTTTGACTCAGAGTCTTCGCCTGGATTCGCAATCGGGCGTGTTGCTTATCAAATTCGTTCTGCAATGGCCGCGGTGCTGAAGGGGGCTGGTTGGCCGTTTTCGCCGGAGGAAACTCAGACACTGATCACTTTGTTGGACGCCGGCAAACCGCTTAGCATGAACGAGTTGGCATCGCGGATGATTCGTGATCCAACGACGGTAAAACGCCAATTGGATCGACTCGTTGAACATCGGTTTGTTGATCGGAACGTATCGAGTGAAGACGCTCGCATCGTGATCATTGCCCTGAATCGCCGTGGTGAACAGAAACTTACGAAGGTGCTCCCCTTACTGGACGACTTACGGAGAACTGCGCTCGAGGGCATTTCAAAGTCGGAGCTGGGCGCCACTCAAAACGTACTGCGAAAGATGCAAACGAACTTAACGAAACACATTTCAGAGGGATAA
- a CDS encoding alkyl/aryl-sulfatase: MNRIIFALSLMLLGASSSLAQDVTSATERLRKQNAQFTEQIVNVADNVYTAVGFSVSNVSMIVGDDGVVIVDTGMTRDDAERIVTEFRKISDKPVKAIIFTHSHGDHTGGVTAFLGAERPQIWAHKNFGSEYRPLTAAGVTFQSVRAARQAGFKLPPEQRINNGVAPVRYPKSGGHAFASATEATPSHFLEAERQTINVGGVELELVSSPGETNDELYVWYPAGKALFAGDNFYRSFPNLYAIRGTPNRSVRLWAESLSKLANNNAVALVGGHTQPVLGADEVKQVLGDYRDAVQFIHDKTVEGMNKGMTPDELVEYVQLPEELASKEYLQPFYGHPEWGVRTIFSQYFGWFDGNPSNLFRLSLKSEAEHVAKLAGGTDKLLAAAKEALAADDNQWAAQLADHLLAIDQDNVAAKEIKADALTKLASNMVNATARNYYLTVARELRESIR, encoded by the coding sequence GTGAACAGAATCATCTTTGCTCTCAGCCTCATGTTGCTTGGTGCAAGTTCAAGCCTAGCTCAGGATGTGACGAGCGCTACGGAGCGGCTGAGAAAACAAAACGCCCAATTCACTGAGCAGATCGTCAACGTTGCTGACAACGTTTATACGGCGGTCGGCTTCAGTGTCTCTAACGTCTCGATGATTGTTGGCGACGACGGGGTGGTCATTGTTGATACGGGAATGACGCGAGATGACGCTGAACGTATCGTGACCGAGTTTCGCAAGATCAGCGATAAGCCGGTGAAGGCGATCATCTTTACGCACTCCCATGGCGACCATACCGGCGGAGTGACTGCGTTTCTTGGAGCGGAGCGACCGCAAATCTGGGCTCACAAAAACTTTGGCAGCGAATACCGTCCACTGACGGCTGCGGGTGTTACGTTTCAATCCGTGCGAGCAGCACGGCAAGCGGGCTTCAAGTTGCCACCGGAGCAACGGATCAACAACGGCGTCGCCCCGGTTCGATATCCCAAAAGCGGTGGCCATGCTTTCGCGTCAGCCACCGAGGCCACGCCGTCACATTTCCTCGAAGCTGAACGGCAAACGATCAACGTGGGTGGGGTTGAGCTTGAACTTGTGTCGTCACCCGGTGAGACGAACGACGAACTGTACGTCTGGTATCCAGCGGGGAAAGCCTTGTTCGCCGGCGATAATTTCTACCGATCGTTTCCAAATCTGTACGCAATTCGAGGTACTCCCAACCGCAGCGTTCGCCTATGGGCCGAAAGCCTTAGCAAGCTAGCCAACAACAACGCGGTCGCCTTAGTCGGTGGGCACACCCAACCGGTGCTCGGAGCAGACGAAGTGAAACAAGTCCTCGGCGATTACCGCGATGCGGTGCAGTTCATTCACGACAAAACCGTTGAGGGAATGAACAAGGGAATGACGCCCGACGAACTGGTCGAGTACGTACAGCTTCCCGAAGAACTTGCCAGCAAAGAATACCTGCAACCGTTCTATGGACATCCCGAGTGGGGCGTGCGGACAATCTTCAGTCAATATTTTGGCTGGTTCGACGGCAACCCGTCCAATCTGTTCCGATTGTCGTTGAAGTCCGAAGCGGAGCATGTCGCAAAGTTGGCCGGAGGAACGGACAAGCTTTTGGCAGCAGCCAAAGAAGCACTTGCCGCAGATGACAACCAATGGGCCGCACAGCTCGCCGACCATTTGTTGGCAATTGACCAGGACAACGTTGCGGCGAAGGAAATCAAAGCAGACGCGCTGACCAAGCTCGCCAGTAACATGGTCAACGCAACGGCGCGAAACTACTACCTCACCGTCGCCCGCGAGTTAAGAGAGTCCATTCGGTAG
- a CDS encoding methyltransferase family protein has product MNARHIIAVYLVVQAVGTAAWWGLLLSMPASVKWFQPEAWPNNALLGFWLGDSLLLVGGSIATAIVVVKRTSWAAVAVWSLAAAVWYPALYCIGVSLLTDEAWIAAAMMVSMAGLTLAMATIHGNAAQSPATIRVTTMSKTTALCWTFAQTLLFWSLFLWILPKGIVELEDRMGLPAFTHSGQSAFSLVLFAFASAIGAWSGIAMAIHGDGTPLPTATASKLVVVGPYRFVRNPMALAGIMQGVAAGWYFGSYTVIGYALAGACVWHWFVRPVEESDLRARFGDNYGQYKLDVRLWVPTIPSPRGSEVNA; this is encoded by the coding sequence ATGAATGCAAGACACATTATAGCGGTCTATTTGGTGGTCCAAGCGGTCGGCACGGCTGCGTGGTGGGGCCTGCTGTTGTCGATGCCGGCAAGCGTGAAATGGTTCCAGCCGGAAGCATGGCCCAACAATGCATTGCTAGGGTTTTGGTTAGGCGACTCGTTGTTGTTAGTGGGCGGTTCAATAGCGACCGCGATCGTTGTCGTCAAACGAACGTCTTGGGCTGCGGTCGCGGTCTGGTCCCTTGCCGCGGCGGTTTGGTATCCGGCGTTGTATTGCATCGGGGTCAGTTTGCTCACCGACGAAGCTTGGATTGCTGCTGCGATGATGGTCAGCATGGCGGGACTGACGTTGGCCATGGCGACGATCCACGGTAACGCAGCCCAGTCGCCGGCGACCATTCGCGTCACGACGATGAGCAAGACAACGGCGTTGTGCTGGACGTTCGCTCAAACGTTACTTTTTTGGAGTCTGTTTTTGTGGATACTGCCAAAGGGCATCGTCGAGTTGGAGGATCGCATGGGATTGCCGGCGTTCACCCACTCCGGGCAATCGGCATTTTCGCTTGTGTTGTTTGCATTCGCGTCTGCAATCGGAGCCTGGAGCGGCATTGCGATGGCGATTCATGGCGACGGGACACCGTTGCCGACCGCAACCGCTTCTAAACTTGTGGTCGTCGGCCCGTACCGGTTCGTTCGAAATCCCATGGCACTGGCTGGCATCATGCAAGGCGTCGCGGCGGGTTGGTATTTTGGAAGCTACACGGTGATCGGTTATGCCCTCGCCGGGGCATGCGTCTGGCACTGGTTCGTGCGTCCCGTTGAAGAAAGCGATTTACGAGCACGTTTTGGCGATAACTATGGACAATACAAGCTCGACGTGCGGCTTTGGGTGCCCACGATTCCATCACCACGCGGATCCGAGGTTAACGCGTGA
- a CDS encoding nucleotidyltransferase domain-containing protein, translating into MSTDQSQPLIYSVGTQVVAQKEVMTSNDRIAHPAGAVGVIVRAPKDRTHAYRVKFSDGFEAAIHHNQMVRLAEFKSQRIRNEHSPLMSAGLFDRVIYRCVIGSRAYGLDDDSSDTDRRGIYLPPAELHWSLYGVPEQLENDVTQEVYWELQKFIVLALKANPNVLECLYSPIVESVTPLGEELLAMKDAFLSKLVFQTYSGYVASQFKKMQTDFRNQGRVKWKHVMHLIRLLLSGTHVLSHGRVNVDVGEHRDQLLAIKRGEMPFNEADQWRNELQRQFESAFKMTKLPDRPDYERVNAFLVDARGRAMEKDLP; encoded by the coding sequence GTGTCCACTGACCAATCTCAACCGTTGATCTACTCCGTCGGAACTCAGGTCGTGGCGCAGAAAGAGGTGATGACTTCGAACGATCGTATCGCTCATCCGGCCGGAGCCGTTGGAGTGATTGTGCGTGCGCCGAAAGATCGGACTCATGCTTACCGCGTCAAATTTAGCGACGGATTCGAGGCGGCAATTCATCACAATCAAATGGTGCGACTTGCGGAGTTCAAGAGCCAGCGGATTCGCAATGAGCACTCGCCGTTGATGAGCGCGGGGCTATTCGATCGGGTGATCTATCGGTGCGTGATCGGCTCGCGTGCTTATGGGCTGGATGACGATAGTTCGGACACCGATCGTCGAGGAATCTATTTGCCGCCCGCGGAACTGCACTGGTCGCTATACGGAGTTCCAGAGCAACTGGAGAACGACGTGACCCAGGAGGTCTATTGGGAGCTGCAGAAGTTCATTGTGCTGGCACTCAAGGCGAACCCAAACGTTTTGGAGTGCCTCTATTCGCCTATCGTTGAATCGGTGACACCGCTAGGCGAAGAATTGTTGGCGATGAAGGACGCGTTTCTATCCAAACTCGTCTTTCAAACCTATTCCGGATACGTCGCGTCGCAGTTCAAGAAGATGCAGACTGACTTCCGCAATCAAGGACGCGTCAAATGGAAGCACGTGATGCATCTGATTCGCTTGCTGCTATCGGGAACGCACGTCTTGTCTCATGGCCGCGTCAATGTTGACGTCGGCGAGCACCGGGATCAGTTGCTGGCGATCAAGCGTGGCGAGATGCCCTTCAACGAAGCAGACCAATGGCGAAACGAACTGCAGCGTCAATTCGAATCCGCATTTAAAATGACGAAGCTTCCTGATCGCCCCGACTACGAACGCGTGAACGCGTTCCTCGTGGACGCTCGGGGCCGCGCGATGGAGAAAGATTTACCGTGA
- a CDS encoding nucleotidyltransferase domain-containing protein, producing MMQHVRTHPFPLVFATISGAHLYGFPSPDSDFDLRGVHRLPLQTVVGLDDGEQTIEKEGIYDGLEIDLVTHDAKKFFKLMLRRNGYVLEQIFSPLVVFTTPEHAELKSIAANCITRHHAHHYLGFAATQWKLFGKESSPRVKPLLYVYRVLLTGIHLMRTGVVEANLVTLNAEAKLPYIDDLISQKREGPEQGTLDAADLRFHQSEYERLTRELEAAYDASALPEMPSARDRLNDLLVRLRLQR from the coding sequence ATGATGCAGCATGTGCGAACGCATCCGTTTCCACTGGTGTTCGCCACGATTAGCGGCGCCCACCTTTACGGTTTCCCCTCGCCCGACTCCGACTTCGATCTTCGCGGTGTGCATCGGTTGCCGCTGCAGACGGTTGTTGGGTTGGACGATGGCGAGCAAACCATCGAGAAGGAAGGCATCTACGACGGACTTGAAATTGACCTCGTCACTCACGATGCGAAAAAATTCTTCAAGTTGATGCTGCGACGCAATGGTTACGTGCTCGAACAAATATTCTCGCCGCTAGTGGTGTTCACCACGCCTGAACATGCGGAACTCAAGTCGATCGCCGCGAATTGTATCACCCGGCATCACGCACATCACTACCTGGGGTTCGCAGCGACGCAGTGGAAGCTATTTGGCAAGGAATCATCGCCACGTGTCAAACCGCTGCTGTACGTCTATCGCGTGCTGTTGACCGGCATCCATCTGATGCGGACGGGTGTTGTCGAAGCCAATTTGGTGACGCTCAACGCAGAAGCGAAATTGCCGTACATCGACGATCTAATTTCGCAAAAGCGCGAAGGCCCGGAGCAGGGAACGCTCGACGCTGCCGATTTGAGATTTCACCAAAGCGAATATGAACGGCTGACGCGAGAACTCGAAGCGGCCTATGACGCTTCCGCTCTGCCTGAAATGCCGTCGGCACGCGATCGGCTCAACGACCTCCTGGTGCGATTGAGGCTTCAGCGGTGA
- a CDS encoding DUF2780 domain-containing protein, which translates to MDELIKQLTDRLGIDSATAKGVTGKAMGMIKENIDDSTFSKLASSLPGLESLIQSENDGESADAGGGMLGSLAGMASKMLGGSTGNSLELGTALAAKGLPLEKLGEFVTMLVQFIKEHAGEQVLDQVLARFPMLKGVLDQGK; encoded by the coding sequence ATGGATGAACTGATCAAGCAACTGACGGACCGCCTCGGCATTGATAGTGCAACCGCGAAAGGGGTCACTGGAAAAGCGATGGGGATGATCAAAGAGAATATTGATGATTCGACCTTCTCGAAACTTGCCTCTTCATTACCCGGTCTCGAATCATTGATCCAATCCGAGAACGATGGTGAATCGGCGGACGCGGGAGGTGGGATGCTGGGTAGTCTTGCGGGCATGGCGAGCAAAATGCTTGGCGGATCGACTGGCAATTCCCTGGAATTGGGAACGGCGCTGGCGGCGAAAGGGCTGCCTCTCGAAAAGCTTGGCGAATTTGTAACGATGCTCGTCCAATTCATCAAAGAGCACGCAGGCGAGCAAGTATTAGATCAAGTGCTTGCACGATTCCCAATGCTCAAAGGCGTGTTAGATCAAGGCAAGTAA
- a CDS encoding DUF2513 domain-containing protein encodes MKMIRDMDLIRAIVLAIRNHEARPSAAEVQHLIGNVDDGVFGYHIELLTQGAMVTGIDTGPRKDRYGKANLALTWAGQEFADNIVNDAVWASARKTLDDAELKSASFEVWSQIVVAKITKLCAAVSSR; translated from the coding sequence ATGAAGATGATACGCGACATGGATTTGATTCGAGCCATTGTGCTTGCGATTCGCAATCACGAAGCGCGGCCATCGGCCGCTGAGGTACAACATCTAATTGGCAATGTCGACGATGGGGTATTCGGCTATCACATCGAGTTGTTGACCCAAGGTGCGATGGTGACCGGCATCGACACGGGCCCCCGGAAAGATCGCTACGGCAAGGCAAACTTGGCGTTGACGTGGGCGGGACAGGAATTCGCCGACAACATTGTCAATGATGCAGTCTGGGCGAGTGCGAGAAAGACGCTGGACGACGCCGAACTGAAATCAGCTTCATTCGAGGTTTGGTCGCAAATTGTGGTTGCAAAGATCACGAAGCTTTGCGCCGCTGTTTCCAGCCGATGA
- a CDS encoding CvfB family protein gives MIQIGRTYDLQVVKDTEFGFYLDAENLGEILLPAKHAPDGLSVDDTVEVFLYLDSEDRPIATFQTPKAEVGEFAYLEVKDNTHIGAFLDWGLDKDVLVPFAEQHRPMTVGDSYIVYLYLDNQDRIAATSKIDKVVLEDDEHDFYPQQKVDLIIANSTELGFKAIVNHSHWGLLYKADVDQRLSFGQSIQGYIKQVREDGRIDLSLKSGQEIRDNYSQVIQDYLRDHNGFAPVHDKSPPAQVSNLLGMSKGQFKKAIGALYKQRIITIEKEGIRLV, from the coding sequence ATGATTCAAATCGGCAGAACGTATGATTTACAAGTGGTCAAGGACACTGAATTCGGATTCTATTTGGATGCCGAAAATCTAGGCGAGATCTTGCTCCCCGCAAAGCATGCTCCAGACGGATTGAGTGTCGATGACACTGTCGAAGTCTTTCTTTACCTGGACTCGGAAGATCGCCCCATCGCGACCTTTCAGACTCCCAAAGCGGAGGTTGGCGAATTCGCGTATTTGGAAGTCAAAGACAACACTCATATCGGCGCGTTCTTAGATTGGGGATTGGACAAAGACGTCTTGGTTCCGTTCGCGGAACAGCATCGACCGATGACCGTGGGGGATTCCTACATCGTCTATCTGTATCTCGATAACCAAGATCGGATCGCGGCGACATCAAAGATTGATAAAGTTGTGCTGGAAGATGACGAACACGATTTTTATCCGCAGCAGAAGGTTGATTTGATTATCGCAAACAGTACAGAACTGGGGTTCAAAGCGATTGTGAATCACAGCCATTGGGGATTGCTGTACAAAGCGGACGTTGATCAACGGCTCAGTTTTGGGCAGAGCATTCAAGGCTACATCAAACAGGTTCGCGAAGACGGCCGAATTGACTTGAGCCTGAAAAGCGGTCAGGAAATCCGTGACAACTATAGTCAAGTGATTCAGGATTACTTACGCGATCACAACGGGTTTGCGCCCGTTCATGACAAGTCTCCTCCTGCTCAAGTTTCCAATCTGTTGGGGATGAGCAAAGGACAGTTCAAAAAAGCGATCGGTGCCCTGTATAAACAGAGGATCATTACGATTGAAAAGGAGGGAATACGATTGGTTTGA
- a CDS encoding CoA-binding protein has translation MRGIVFLFHKRRASQKILATITSTEKFLAAKTDAFAHGSACPNTDTRSSKPCSPPVAKPTPVNPALDEIEGHRESPSISDLPLVPEASSIITPDKVTRRFAIVATAAGVKRIWMHATWHQYSTLISLCWGPLATVFL, from the coding sequence ATGCGCGGAATCGTGTTCCTATTTCACAAACGCCGAGCAAGTCAAAAGATACTCGCCACAATAACTTCAACTGAAAAGTTTCTCGCTGCAAAAACCGATGCGTTTGCACACGGATCGGCATGCCCAAATACGGATACAAGGTCTTCAAAGCCCTGCTCGCCTCCGGTCGCGAAGCCAACCCCGGTCAATCCAGCCCTCGACGAAATCGAAGGCCATCGAGAGTCCCCGTCGATCTCTGACTTGCCTCTGGTCCCCGAAGCCTCGTCGATAATTACACCGGACAAGGTTACTCGCCGATTCGCCATCGTTGCGACCGCGGCAGGTGTGAAACGCATCTGGATGCACGCCACGTGGCACCAATATTCCACTTTGATTTCTTTGTGCTGGGGCCCCCTCGCAACTGTTTTTCTATAA
- a CDS encoding four helix bundle protein, with protein sequence MRDHRKLRAFELADELVMLIYSATRTFPKDEMFGLTSQLRRASVSIASNIVEGCARNSEPDFLRFLDMAFGSIREVEYQLTIARRLEYTTGETAEQLASQADETARVLAGLIRSLRSSS encoded by the coding sequence ATGCGAGATCATCGAAAGCTACGAGCGTTCGAGTTGGCAGATGAACTTGTCATGTTGATTTACTCAGCAACAAGGACATTCCCGAAGGATGAAATGTTCGGTCTGACGTCGCAACTTCGCCGAGCATCCGTATCAATCGCCTCCAACATCGTCGAAGGTTGCGCTCGGAACTCTGAACCAGATTTCCTGCGTTTCCTCGACATGGCATTCGGATCCATTCGCGAGGTCGAGTATCAGCTGACAATCGCACGGCGGCTCGAATACACGACCGGCGAGACCGCCGAACAACTTGCAAGCCAAGCGGATGAAACAGCAAGGGTGCTCGCTGGGCTCATCCGCTCACTTCGCTCGTCGTCCTGA
- a CDS encoding SEC-C metal-binding domain-containing protein yields MSKRRKGYPSETKVKRGVRIIQGKQLEEKLGRNDLCPCGSGQRFKRCCLRSGRL; encoded by the coding sequence ATGAGCAAACGTCGTAAGGGCTACCCGTCGGAAACGAAAGTTAAACGCGGAGTCCGAATCATCCAAGGCAAACAACTCGAGGAAAAGCTCGGGCGCAACGACCTTTGCCCTTGTGGCAGCGGCCAGCGATTCAAGCGTTGCTGCCTACGATCGGGGCGTCTGTGA